In one window of Janthinobacterium sp. 1_2014MBL_MicDiv DNA:
- the adeC gene encoding AdeC/AdeK/OprM family multidrug efflux complex outer membrane factor has translation MKKTLLSMAAMALLAGCSLAPTYERPAAPAPTAWPTGPSYKADTAAADAKPVADVAWREFFADARLRQVLELALANNRDLRVSILNIEKARATYGIERAALIPTLSASGGQSATRISKNASPTGEASINRQYTANLGVSAYELDFFGRVRSLSDSALEQYLGTEEARRAQQISLVAEVASTYLNLVADQQRLRVAQDTLKSQQSSYDLAVRRFSAGATSGLDKYDAQTSVESARSDVAVYTSQVALDQNALVLLVGGPVPADLLPQAEFGAVTALTDIPAGVPSDVLQRRPDVLAAERTLRAANANIGAARAAFFPRISLTATAGSVSDNLSGLFKGGSGTWSFLPQISLPIFDGGVNRANLDIAKVQREISVAQYEKAIQVAFREVSDALAQRGTIDERLQSQESLVEASTKSYTIHDARYKQGAESYLNALVAQRALYTAQQSLITARLAKSTNLVTLYKVLGGGWQPEQTAVAAAGGVQ, from the coding sequence ATGAAAAAAACGCTACTCTCCATGGCGGCAATGGCCTTGCTGGCCGGTTGCAGCCTGGCTCCCACGTACGAGCGTCCGGCCGCGCCGGCGCCGACGGCGTGGCCGACCGGTCCTTCCTACAAGGCCGACACGGCCGCCGCCGACGCCAAGCCGGTGGCGGACGTCGCCTGGCGCGAGTTCTTTGCCGATGCGCGCCTGCGCCAGGTACTGGAACTGGCGCTGGCCAACAACCGCGACCTGCGCGTCTCGATCCTGAACATCGAGAAGGCGCGCGCCACCTACGGCATCGAACGCGCCGCGCTGATCCCGACCCTGTCGGCGTCCGGCGGCCAGTCGGCCACGCGCATCTCGAAAAACGCCAGCCCGACGGGCGAAGCGTCCATCAACCGCCAGTACACGGCGAACCTGGGCGTGTCGGCGTACGAGCTGGACTTCTTCGGCCGCGTGCGCAGCCTGTCCGACAGCGCGCTGGAGCAATACCTGGGCACGGAAGAAGCACGCCGTGCACAGCAGATCAGCCTGGTGGCCGAAGTGGCCAGCACCTATCTGAACCTGGTGGCCGACCAGCAGCGCCTGCGCGTGGCGCAGGACACGCTGAAGAGCCAGCAGTCGTCGTATGACCTGGCCGTGCGCCGCTTCAGTGCCGGCGCCACCTCGGGCCTGGACAAGTACGATGCCCAGACCAGTGTCGAATCGGCCCGTTCCGACGTGGCCGTCTACACGAGCCAGGTTGCGCTGGATCAAAACGCGCTGGTCCTGCTGGTGGGCGGCCCCGTGCCGGCCGACTTGCTGCCGCAAGCCGAGTTTGGCGCTGTGACGGCGCTGACGGACATTCCGGCCGGCGTGCCGTCGGACGTGCTGCAACGCCGTCCCGACGTGCTGGCGGCGGAGCGCACCCTGCGCGCCGCGAATGCCAACATCGGCGCGGCGCGCGCGGCTTTCTTCCCGCGCATTTCGCTGACGGCGACGGCGGGTTCGGTCAGCGACAACCTGTCCGGCCTGTTCAAGGGCGGCAGCGGCACCTGGAGCTTTTTGCCGCAGATCAGCTTGCCGATCTTCGATGGCGGCGTGAACCGCGCCAATCTCGATATCGCCAAGGTGCAGCGTGAAATCTCCGTGGCGCAATACGAAAAGGCGATCCAGGTCGCCTTCCGTGAAGTGTCCGATGCGCTGGCCCAGCGCGGCACGATCGACGAGCGCCTGCAGTCGCAGGAGTCGCTGGTCGAAGCGTCGACGAAGAGCTACACCATCCACGATGCGCGCTACAAGCAGGGCGCCGAGTCCTACCTGAACGCCCTGGTGGCCCAGCGCGCGCTGTACACGGCGCAGCAAAGCCTGATCACGGCGCGCCTGGCCAAGTCGACCAACCTGGTGACCCTGTACAAGGTGCTGGGCGGCGGATGGCAACCTGAGCAGACAGCCGTCGCGGCGGCTGGCGGCGTCCAATAA
- a CDS encoding TetR/AcrR family transcriptional regulator, whose protein sequence is MNQVEKKHPDPERANTRRKQVLDAAESCFSRRGFHGASMAEISKAAGMSAGHIYNYFDSKDAIIAAFVMQNTERVSNLMQDLAQREDPLQAVIDNAGEHVLEALDPKTWMMPLEIFAEASRNPAIAEMLQCSDQRSRQLFLSIIRDARIKRGLPADEEMLEGRLNALVAIYQGLPVRFIHNPTVKVEPLIAGFRIVLTALLLNE, encoded by the coding sequence ATGAACCAAGTTGAAAAGAAGCATCCGGATCCCGAGCGCGCCAACACGCGGCGCAAGCAGGTGCTCGATGCGGCGGAGAGTTGCTTCAGCCGCCGCGGCTTCCACGGCGCCAGCATGGCCGAGATCTCGAAAGCGGCCGGCATGAGCGCGGGCCACATCTATAATTACTTCGACAGCAAGGATGCGATCATCGCCGCCTTCGTCATGCAGAATACGGAACGGGTGTCGAACCTGATGCAGGACCTGGCGCAGCGCGAAGACCCGCTGCAGGCCGTGATCGACAATGCGGGCGAGCATGTGCTCGAAGCGCTGGACCCGAAAACGTGGATGATGCCGCTGGAAATTTTTGCCGAGGCGTCGCGCAATCCGGCGATCGCCGAGATGCTGCAATGCTCGGACCAGCGTTCGCGCCAGCTGTTTCTCTCCATCATCCGCGATGCGCGCATCAAGCGCGGCTTGCCGGCCGACGAGGAAATGCTGGAAGGCCGGCTGAATGCCCTGGTCGCCATTTACCAGGGCTTGCCCGTGCGCTTCATTCATAATCCGACGGTGAAGGTCGAGCCGCTGATCGCGGGCTTTCGCATCGTCCTGACGGCGCTGCTGCTGAACGAATAG